A single genomic interval of Halomonas sp. GT harbors:
- a CDS encoding cobyrinic acid a,c-diamide synthase, with product MLGFLQGFSYGLFMTCLPWLLVGLFNPGLAVPVAAPGRLHVVLRYCLTVPFISMLLWLTSLWGGFSPSLLGWLAGIVAIPVALPIERTLRGWLARRRARRQQAEMTAKAQQRRAQQARNAHEAGVLVLDPTAPPEGADDLVMAMCHAKQRLLDVQRPDLAILADRLYSRYHHVMEVLSGRFQRGELAFERSQGLVAQVCLGSVDTLTTMASQARSVVSVDGNYVRDRLTRESQRLSTQERAALMRRLDLLGETEKRLQELSAQVESALTVLDDTAVSMARIETARPQASVTTEKALDDLRHFVEGAGRYARKD from the coding sequence ATGTTGGGATTCCTGCAGGGATTTTCCTATGGTCTTTTTATGACCTGCCTGCCCTGGCTGTTGGTAGGGCTCTTCAATCCTGGCTTGGCAGTTCCGGTGGCAGCGCCTGGTCGGCTGCATGTTGTTTTGCGCTATTGCCTGACAGTGCCTTTCATCAGCATGTTGCTGTGGCTGACCTCGCTGTGGGGCGGTTTCAGCCCAAGCCTGCTGGGGTGGCTGGCGGGGATTGTCGCCATCCCGGTGGCACTGCCCATTGAGCGAACCCTGAGAGGCTGGCTGGCTCGCCGTCGCGCGCGTCGTCAGCAGGCCGAGATGACCGCCAAAGCGCAACAGCGCCGTGCTCAACAAGCGCGCAATGCCCATGAAGCAGGCGTGTTGGTGCTCGACCCAACTGCGCCGCCCGAGGGAGCCGATGATTTGGTAATGGCAATGTGCCACGCTAAACAGCGCTTGCTCGACGTTCAGCGTCCTGATCTGGCGATCCTGGCTGACCGCCTCTATAGCCGTTACCACCATGTGATGGAGGTGCTTAGTGGCCGATTTCAACGTGGTGAGCTGGCTTTTGAGCGCTCGCAAGGCTTGGTCGCGCAGGTATGTCTTGGTTCGGTAGATACGCTGACCACCATGGCCTCTCAGGCGCGCAGCGTGGTGAGTGTGGACGGTAATTACGTTCGCGACCGCCTGACACGAGAAAGCCAGCGATTGAGTACGCAAGAACGGGCTGCCTTGATGCGGCGTCTGGATCTGCTCGGCGAGACTGAAAAGCGGCTTCAGGAGCTCTCGGCTCAGGTGGAGTCGGCGTTGACCGTGCTCGACGACACGGCCGTTTCCATGGCGCGTATCGAAACCGCACGCCCTCAGGCATCGGTCACCACAGAGAAAGCACTGGATGACTTGCGCCATTTCGTCGAAGGCGCGGGTCGCTATGCGCGTAAAGATTAA
- a CDS encoding CBASS cGAMP-activated phospholipase, which yields MSAHSGDVKILSLNGGGARGLFTINVLAEIERIIEQQTGQSNVKAGEYFDLITGTSIGGILALGLAAGKSARELESVFRDQAPLIFPHRRSWRKKWMAAFGARYNSEPLLKAVASMIGAETTFGDLDRRVMIPTVNLSTGKPQFFKTPHNPSFNRDARLTLLDAAMATSAAPTYFAPHYCADLDAYFADGGLVANNPSFIGLHEVFRDMTCDFPNATVADVKVLNIGTLGEEYTVSPAALAAKYNNGYLGLWGFGERLVLTTMTANQQLHKAMLERELWTHNALDNYVYLDDIIPNEAASDITLDNASESSLRNLASRGKQLATNEFTKNSRLRAFFDQPSPPFGSGRRSPAPQETKK from the coding sequence ATGTCAGCACACAGCGGTGACGTAAAAATCCTTAGCCTAAATGGCGGGGGAGCAAGAGGTCTGTTTACCATCAATGTACTTGCTGAAATCGAGCGCATCATTGAACAGCAAACTGGCCAATCGAACGTAAAAGCAGGCGAGTACTTTGATCTGATTACTGGCACCTCAATTGGTGGAATTCTGGCGCTGGGACTTGCAGCTGGAAAAAGCGCAAGAGAGCTAGAGTCAGTTTTCCGCGATCAGGCACCTTTAATTTTTCCGCACAGAAGATCTTGGCGTAAAAAATGGATGGCTGCTTTTGGAGCCCGATACAATAGCGAACCGCTCTTGAAAGCGGTAGCCAGCATGATAGGGGCGGAGACTACCTTCGGTGACTTGGACCGTAGGGTAATGATTCCAACAGTGAACCTCTCAACTGGGAAGCCTCAATTCTTCAAAACTCCACATAACCCATCATTTAACCGCGATGCTCGCCTTACGCTTCTAGATGCGGCAATGGCTACATCAGCCGCGCCTACGTATTTCGCTCCTCATTATTGTGCGGATCTGGATGCATATTTCGCTGATGGAGGTCTGGTTGCTAACAATCCCAGCTTCATCGGTTTACATGAGGTCTTCAGAGATATGACCTGTGATTTTCCAAACGCCACGGTAGCCGACGTCAAAGTATTGAACATTGGTACCCTGGGCGAGGAGTACACCGTGAGCCCTGCCGCTTTGGCGGCAAAGTACAACAATGGATATCTGGGGCTGTGGGGGTTTGGTGAACGGCTGGTATTAACCACTATGACTGCAAATCAGCAGCTTCATAAAGCAATGCTAGAACGGGAGCTATGGACTCATAACGCATTAGACAACTATGTCTACCTTGACGATATCATTCCAAACGAAGCAGCATCCGACATTACTTTGGACAACGCGAGCGAAAGCAGCCTGCGCAACCTTGCTAGCCGTGGAAAGCAGCTGGCCACGAACGAGTTCACCAAAAACAGTCGATTACGGGCCTTCTTCGATCAGCCCTCCCCCCCCTTTGGCAGCGGCAGGCGCTCCCCTGCTCCACAGGAGACAAAGAAATGA
- a CDS encoding toxic anion resistance protein, which yields MTQPSDDTGRLSLPPVEEIADAVTSDDPGADPELEAMAERFVTEILAEGDEASVVNQRRAVDEMGLELQQQAAHRSAMLQTPLRQLAHQGDEGGPVAKALSDLRGRMEGLDPARHRLAPSALDRVMAIIPGLDSRLQRYFRKFENAQQALDAIIDELESGRDMLHRDNLTLNDDQQALRDILSQLNRQVTLGRLIDRRLKDDIDTRAVDDPRRHFLEEELLFPLRQRIVDLQQQLAVSQQGVLALEVIIRNNRELMRGVDRAINVTVSALTVAVTVAMGMANQRLVLDRIEALNTTTSQMIGGTAKALRQQGVDIQKRASSAMLDMQMLEDAFGEVMGAIDDLSTYRQEALPRLDEQIDRLAALSKQGSASIERLREGSESHLQDGRKGG from the coding sequence ATGACTCAGCCATCTGATGACACAGGTCGCCTTTCCTTACCGCCAGTCGAGGAGATTGCTGACGCAGTTACCTCCGATGATCCCGGTGCTGATCCTGAACTTGAGGCCATGGCTGAGCGCTTTGTCACGGAAATTCTGGCTGAAGGTGACGAAGCATCGGTGGTTAACCAGCGTCGTGCCGTGGACGAGATGGGGCTTGAACTGCAGCAGCAAGCAGCCCATCGCAGTGCCATGCTACAGACGCCACTGCGACAGCTGGCGCATCAAGGCGACGAAGGCGGGCCAGTCGCCAAGGCACTATCTGATCTGCGTGGTCGCATGGAAGGGCTTGACCCTGCCCGCCATCGTCTGGCACCGAGTGCCCTGGATCGTGTGATGGCGATTATTCCTGGCCTCGACAGCCGCCTGCAGCGCTACTTTCGCAAGTTTGAGAATGCTCAGCAGGCGCTGGATGCGATCATCGACGAGTTAGAGAGCGGTCGCGACATGTTGCATCGTGACAACCTCACTTTGAACGACGACCAGCAAGCGCTGAGGGACATTTTGTCCCAATTGAACCGCCAGGTTACGCTGGGTCGCCTGATTGACCGTCGCTTGAAAGATGACATCGACACGCGCGCTGTCGATGATCCGCGGCGTCACTTTCTTGAGGAGGAACTGCTCTTTCCCCTCCGTCAGCGCATCGTCGATCTTCAGCAGCAACTGGCTGTTAGCCAGCAAGGCGTACTGGCGCTGGAAGTCATCATTCGCAACAACCGGGAGTTGATGCGTGGGGTGGACAGGGCCATTAACGTCACCGTCTCGGCGCTCACCGTTGCGGTCACCGTGGCGATGGGCATGGCTAATCAGCGCCTAGTGCTGGATCGCATTGAAGCCCTCAATACCACGACCTCGCAGATGATTGGTGGAACCGCCAAGGCGCTGCGTCAGCAGGGCGTGGATATCCAGAAGCGTGCTTCTTCGGCGATGCTCGATATGCAAATGCTGGAAGACGCTTTTGGTGAGGTGATGGGCGCTATTGATGATCTCTCGACCTATCGCCAAGAAGCGCTGCCGCGGCTGGATGAGCAGATTGACCGCTTGGCGGCCTTGTCCAAGCAGGGCAGCGCCTCCATCGAGCGCCTCCGTGAAGGGAGTGAATCGCACCTGCAGGACGGCCGAAAAGGCGGTTGA
- a CDS encoding BCCT family transporter, translating to MDALARKLGLKTDPVIFFTSAGIMIIFLMALLIAPDAIGEAFGAGRQWIVTNLGWFFILGVTSWVAFLLWIALSRYGAIRLGGNDAKPAYTNISWFTMLFAGGIGTVLMFWGVAEPISHFATPPRPDVEPFSVDAADDAMSFSIYHLGLHTWSIFAMPGLAFAYFIYRYNLPMRFSSVFYPLIGERIYGPVGKTLDIFAILGTLFGVAVSIGLGTQQINAGLTELFGVPDAVMTKVIIIAVLTTVAVGSIVAGLDAGVKRLSNINIGMAIGLLIFVLFTGSTVFLLRAVVETFGLYISNLLPMAFWNDTLARYTSNDGSGWGWQGSWTVFYWAWTVTWSPFIGIFVARISRGRTIREFVLGVLFAPSIFTLVWFAIFGWSAMEIDGIGAEARAAMGAQAGTLSAAVGESIPLAMFAFFENFPAATLIQGLAVVIVAIFFATSSDSASLVVDMLCTGSSDPGPWHQRVFWGVSEGMLAAMLIVLAGDAGLTALQEVITVVGLPMFILVFAMMFSLFRSLAHEDLSEVRVGTPPSPKELRPEK from the coding sequence ATGGATGCACTTGCGAGGAAGCTGGGCCTCAAGACAGATCCCGTCATTTTTTTCACGTCCGCAGGGATCATGATCATTTTCCTGATGGCGCTATTGATTGCGCCAGACGCAATAGGTGAAGCTTTCGGCGCAGGGCGGCAGTGGATCGTTACTAACCTTGGCTGGTTCTTTATTTTAGGGGTGACGAGCTGGGTAGCGTTCCTACTGTGGATAGCGCTTAGCCGTTATGGGGCGATCCGCCTGGGTGGCAATGATGCAAAGCCGGCCTATACCAATATTTCCTGGTTCACTATGCTGTTTGCTGGCGGTATCGGCACAGTGCTGATGTTTTGGGGCGTGGCCGAGCCCATCTCCCACTTTGCAACGCCCCCGCGGCCGGATGTTGAGCCCTTCTCGGTGGACGCCGCCGACGATGCCATGAGTTTTTCAATCTACCATCTAGGGCTGCATACCTGGTCAATTTTCGCCATGCCGGGGCTGGCCTTTGCGTACTTCATCTATCGTTACAACCTGCCAATGCGCTTCAGTTCGGTTTTTTACCCGCTGATAGGCGAGCGCATTTACGGCCCTGTTGGCAAAACCCTCGATATCTTTGCCATTCTAGGCACCCTGTTTGGTGTGGCAGTTTCGATTGGCCTAGGTACCCAGCAAATCAATGCGGGGCTAACAGAACTGTTTGGCGTACCAGATGCAGTAATGACGAAAGTCATCATCATCGCCGTTCTAACGACTGTCGCCGTGGGGTCGATCGTCGCGGGGCTGGATGCCGGCGTGAAACGGCTTTCCAATATTAATATCGGCATGGCCATCGGCCTGCTGATATTTGTGCTGTTTACCGGATCCACCGTTTTCCTGCTGCGTGCTGTTGTCGAGACCTTCGGCCTCTATATATCGAACCTGTTGCCCATGGCGTTCTGGAATGACACGCTGGCCAGATATACCAGCAATGACGGCAGCGGCTGGGGATGGCAAGGCAGCTGGACTGTCTTCTATTGGGCCTGGACAGTCACCTGGTCGCCCTTTATCGGCATCTTCGTCGCGCGCATTTCCCGTGGGCGAACCATCCGCGAGTTTGTTCTTGGGGTGCTGTTCGCGCCCTCCATTTTCACGCTGGTTTGGTTTGCGATCTTTGGCTGGTCTGCAATGGAAATCGATGGGATTGGCGCTGAGGCCCGCGCAGCCATGGGGGCTCAAGCCGGCACATTGTCCGCTGCCGTCGGCGAAAGCATCCCCCTCGCTATGTTCGCGTTTTTTGAAAACTTCCCAGCCGCCACTTTGATTCAGGGCTTAGCAGTGGTCATCGTCGCCATCTTCTTTGCCACCTCATCAGACTCCGCTTCTCTAGTCGTCGATATGCTGTGTACCGGCAGTTCCGACCCGGGCCCTTGGCATCAGCGGGTATTTTGGGGTGTCTCTGAGGGTATGCTGGCAGCCATGCTTATCGTGCTGGCGGGGGATGCTGGGCTTACCGCCTTGCAAGAAGTGATTACCGTGGTTGGCTTACCGATGTTTATCCTGGTGTTCGCCATGATGTTCTCACTGTTCCGCAGCTTAGCCCATGAGGACCTCAGCGAAGTACGCGTCGGTACGCCACCCAGCCCGAAGGAGTTACGGCCGGAGAAATAG